Proteins encoded together in one Microbacterium oxydans window:
- the hisS gene encoding histidine--tRNA ligase: protein MRDILPADKARRERVLSVIRDRYLAHGFDEIETPVVEDYDRLHAGIGGDNEKLSYNILRRGLDADAIRAAADDPAALSDLGLRYDLTVPLARFYASNRGQLPTVFRSIQIGPVWRAERPQKGRYRQFVQCDIDIMGDDSARAEAELMVASLDAVDALGLEGATVRINDRGVLDWMLDSFGFTAEERPGVLITIDKLDKIGPEGVATELRERSASTAAADAFDAFLRRPQTMEYNPFGERQIRKALPEGAPAELVEHLVGIGEAVAAGRGQSDIPLVFDPFLVRGMGYYTGTIFELAHPSVSYSLGGGGRYDGMIGRFLGQQVPAVGFSLGFERLVDLIAEDADAEAQAVVLIHDADVPVADLVRHKAALIAEGARVRLERRTKNVKALLERSAADGYTAFATVSAGTGELELKPLS from the coding sequence ATGCGCGACATCCTCCCCGCCGACAAGGCCCGCCGTGAGCGCGTGCTCTCCGTCATCCGCGATCGATACCTCGCGCACGGATTCGACGAGATCGAGACGCCGGTCGTCGAGGACTACGACCGCCTGCATGCCGGCATCGGCGGCGACAACGAGAAGCTCTCGTACAACATCCTGCGCCGCGGCCTCGACGCCGACGCGATCCGCGCTGCGGCCGACGACCCGGCTGCGCTCTCCGACCTCGGCCTCCGCTACGACCTCACCGTGCCGCTCGCACGCTTCTACGCGAGCAACCGCGGGCAGCTCCCGACCGTGTTCCGCTCGATCCAGATCGGTCCGGTCTGGCGTGCCGAGCGTCCGCAGAAGGGGCGCTACCGCCAGTTCGTGCAGTGCGACATCGATATCATGGGCGACGACTCCGCGCGCGCCGAGGCCGAGCTGATGGTCGCCTCGCTCGACGCCGTCGACGCGCTCGGACTCGAGGGCGCGACCGTGCGCATCAACGACCGGGGCGTGCTCGACTGGATGCTGGACAGCTTCGGCTTCACGGCCGAGGAGCGCCCGGGCGTGCTCATCACGATCGACAAGCTCGACAAGATCGGCCCGGAGGGCGTCGCGACCGAGCTGCGCGAGCGCAGTGCGTCGACCGCGGCCGCCGATGCGTTCGACGCCTTCCTGCGCCGCCCGCAGACCATGGAGTACAACCCGTTCGGCGAGCGGCAGATCCGCAAGGCGCTGCCCGAGGGGGCGCCCGCCGAGCTGGTCGAGCACCTGGTCGGCATCGGCGAGGCGGTCGCCGCGGGGCGCGGCCAGTCCGACATCCCGCTCGTCTTCGACCCGTTCCTCGTGCGCGGCATGGGCTACTACACCGGCACGATCTTCGAGCTCGCGCACCCCTCCGTCAGCTACTCGCTCGGCGGCGGCGGACGCTACGACGGCATGATCGGCCGGTTCCTCGGACAGCAGGTCCCGGCCGTCGGGTTCTCTCTCGGGTTCGAGCGTCTCGTCGATCTGATCGCCGAGGATGCCGACGCCGAGGCGCAGGCGGTCGTGCTCATCCACGATGCCGACGTGCCGGTCGCCGATCTCGTCCGCCACAAGGCCGCGCTCATCGCGGAGGGCGCGCGCGTGCGGCTCGAGCGCCGGACGAAGAACGTCAAGGCGCTGCTGGAGCGTTCGGCGGCCGACGGGTACACCGCCTTCGCGACCGTGTCCGCGGGCACCGGCGAGCTGGAGCTCAAGCCGCTCTCCTGA
- a CDS encoding SGNH/GDSL hydrolase family protein → MTRVRIPVVVRPILVALTVAAALGGVRLVLAQQAALARKRIGKPLGEESLDADRVWRGALDGEPLELLVLGDSIAAGLGAEHRKETLGGRLAKATARRMHRPVRLRTAAVVGSESPDLPDQLDALPAEYHPHVAVIVVGGNDVTHRLPVALSAQHLHETIRRLRGTGAEVVVGTCPDLGALRAVPQPLRRIASSLSRRLAEIQDETARRAGAEPVDLRRAVGPMFFDEPEAMFSLDRFHPSALGYRRTAEALLPAVSRAAERALSSRRPPVPR, encoded by the coding sequence GTGACTCGCGTTCGCATCCCGGTGGTCGTGCGACCGATCCTCGTGGCGCTGACCGTCGCCGCGGCGCTCGGGGGCGTCCGTCTCGTGCTCGCGCAGCAGGCCGCTCTCGCGCGTAAGCGCATCGGCAAGCCGCTGGGGGAGGAGTCCCTCGACGCGGACCGTGTCTGGCGCGGCGCTCTCGACGGGGAGCCGCTCGAACTGCTCGTGCTCGGAGACTCGATCGCCGCCGGTCTCGGAGCGGAACATCGCAAGGAGACGCTGGGCGGGCGTCTGGCGAAGGCGACCGCACGCCGGATGCACCGTCCGGTCCGGCTGCGTACGGCTGCGGTCGTCGGCTCGGAGTCGCCGGACCTGCCGGACCAGCTCGACGCGCTGCCCGCGGAGTACCACCCGCACGTGGCCGTGATCGTCGTGGGCGGCAACGACGTCACCCACCGCCTCCCCGTCGCCCTGTCGGCGCAGCACCTGCACGAGACGATCCGCCGACTGCGGGGGACGGGTGCCGAGGTCGTCGTGGGCACCTGCCCCGACCTCGGTGCGTTGCGCGCGGTGCCGCAGCCCCTCCGACGGATCGCGTCGAGCCTGTCGCGCCGTCTCGCCGAGATCCAGGACGAGACGGCCCGACGGGCGGGCGCGGAGCCGGTCGATCTGCGCCGCGCGGTGGGGCCGATGTTCTTCGACGAGCCGGAGGCGATGTTCAGCCTCGACCGCTTCCATCCGAGCGCACTGGGCTATCGGCGTACGGCCGAGGCCCTGCTCCCCGCCGTCAGTCGTGCGGCGGAGAGGGCGCTCAGCTCGCGCCGTCCTCCGGTGCCGCGCTGA
- a CDS encoding VOC family protein, translating to MSEDTSTDDIRTTGATGTYTTAGRPNGATSLTPFLAIPHAKQAIEFYRDVFGARVVDVTEFEGLVAHADLDFGVGLLQLGEPNPEYHLVPAPDGEDDCYSLGLYVSDVDAVVEKAVAAGATVREAPAPFVSGDRFASIRDPFGVRWSVMTRVEDISEEESSRRVAEWAASFSAAPEDGAS from the coding sequence ATGAGCGAAGACACGTCCACGGACGACATCCGCACCACCGGCGCGACCGGCACGTACACGACAGCGGGACGGCCGAACGGCGCGACCTCCCTGACCCCCTTCCTGGCCATCCCCCACGCGAAGCAGGCGATCGAGTTCTACCGCGACGTCTTCGGTGCGCGGGTCGTCGACGTGACCGAGTTCGAGGGCCTCGTCGCGCACGCCGACCTCGACTTCGGGGTGGGACTCCTGCAACTCGGTGAGCCCAACCCCGAGTACCACCTCGTGCCCGCGCCCGACGGCGAGGACGACTGCTACTCCCTCGGGCTCTACGTCTCCGACGTCGACGCCGTCGTGGAGAAGGCCGTCGCGGCCGGGGCGACGGTGCGGGAAGCCCCGGCACCGTTCGTCTCGGGCGACCGCTTCGCCAGCATCCGCGACCCGTTCGGGGTGCGCTGGTCGGTGATGACCCGCGTCGAGGACATCTCCGAGGAGGAGAGCAGCCGTCGGGTCGCGGAGTGGGCGGCGTCGTTCAGCGCGGCACCGGAGGACGGCGCGAGCTGA